One stretch of Caldinitratiruptor microaerophilus DNA includes these proteins:
- a CDS encoding AbrB family transcriptional regulator yields the protein MAEAGRGRGQPDGPVALALVLLGATAAGWAAERLHVPAPWLVGPLAVTVLLRLAAGLPRAVPGGFLVAAQVVLGLGIGLSSRPDALRTVGHSAGALLLVVVVTTAASVLGGYLLARWTGIDVSSGLLGSLPGAASGIVAMSTNLGTDPRVVATLQYLRVVAVAAAGPLLTAALEGWIGSGRLPAPGPPAGAGGAAARAALAQAGGVAGAPLWIPPSHYPALAAAACLAALLAGRLRLPAPNFLGPFTLGLALRWAGVETGTVPPVLQSLALALIGVSVGARFDRGTLALLGRAAAVDLGIIAGLLALSTVTGYAFHLAAGVDVATALLGALPGAMDAITAAAHDLGADTAVVAAMHLTRFLVIALAGPFLAMWLSRRVGGSVAGGCSQR from the coding sequence TTGGCAGAGGCGGGACGAGGGCGAGGGCAGCCGGACGGGCCGGTCGCCCTCGCCCTGGTCCTTCTGGGCGCCACCGCCGCAGGGTGGGCCGCGGAGCGCCTGCACGTCCCCGCCCCCTGGCTCGTCGGCCCGCTGGCGGTGACCGTGCTGCTGCGCCTCGCCGCGGGGCTCCCCCGGGCGGTTCCCGGCGGTTTCCTGGTGGCGGCCCAGGTCGTGCTCGGGCTGGGCATCGGACTGAGTTCCCGGCCGGACGCGCTGCGCACCGTGGGGCACAGCGCCGGGGCCCTGCTCCTCGTCGTGGTGGTGACCACGGCTGCCAGCGTCCTGGGGGGCTACCTCCTCGCCCGGTGGACGGGGATCGACGTGAGCTCGGGCCTGCTCGGCTCGCTGCCCGGTGCCGCCTCCGGCATCGTGGCGATGAGCACGAACCTGGGCACCGACCCGCGCGTCGTGGCCACCCTGCAGTACCTGCGCGTGGTCGCCGTCGCCGCCGCGGGGCCGCTCCTCACGGCGGCGCTCGAGGGGTGGATCGGCAGCGGGCGCTTGCCCGCACCGGGGCCTCCAGCCGGAGCGGGCGGTGCGGCGGCCCGGGCGGCACTCGCCCAGGCTGGGGGCGTTGCGGGAGCGCCGCTCTGGATCCCGCCGAGCCACTACCCCGCCCTGGCCGCCGCAGCCTGCCTTGCCGCTCTACTCGCCGGGCGGCTCCGCCTCCCGGCGCCGAACTTCCTGGGCCCCTTCACGCTGGGGCTTGCGCTGCGGTGGGCGGGGGTCGAGACCGGCACCGTCCCCCCCGTCCTCCAGTCACTCGCCCTCGCGCTCATCGGCGTGTCGGTGGGGGCACGGTTCGACCGGGGCACCCTGGCCTTGCTCGGGCGAGCGGCCGCCGTCGACCTGGGGATCATCGCCGGCCTCCTCGCGCTATCGACGGTCACGGGTTACGCCTTCCACCTCGCGGCCGGGGTGGACGTGGCGACCGCCCTCCTCGGCGCCCTGCCGGGGGCGATGGATGCGATCACGGCGGCGGCGCACGACCTGGGCGCCGACACCGCGGTCGTCGCGGCCATGCACCTGACCCGGTTCCTGGTGATCGCCCTGGCCGGCCCGTTCCTGGCCATGTGGCTGAGCCGGCGGGTCGGGGGGTCGGTGGCCGGCGGGTGTTCGCAGCGGTAA
- a CDS encoding helix-turn-helix domain-containing protein has translation MLKALRTAKGLTQQDIANYLGVTPEAVGNWERGTREPDLATLLKLAKYFDVAVHYLLTGTDDPNRRPPWPEEWEPAVLTLVSQGYSPEEVLEAVRLYRVLQKELPDLPHLTKPLDQ, from the coding sequence ATGCTGAAGGCCCTCCGCACCGCGAAGGGCCTCACCCAGCAGGACATAGCGAACTACTTGGGCGTTACCCCAGAAGCCGTCGGCAACTGGGAACGAGGCACACGGGAACCGGACCTTGCGACACTGCTCAAACTGGCTAAGTACTTTGACGTGGCAGTGCACTACCTCCTGACCGGAACCGACGACCCCAACCGCCGGCCGCCCTGGCCTGAGGAATGGGAGCCCGCAGTTCTCACGCTGGTTTCTCAGGGCTATTCCCCTGAGGAGGTCCTGGAGGCGGTCCGTCTGTACCGGGTCCTCCAGAAGGAGCTTCCGGACCTTCCCCATCTAACCAAGCCGCTAGATCAGTGA
- a CDS encoding helix-turn-helix transcriptional regulator codes for MRKAMRDARLRLGLSQEDLAQMVGTTPEAIGLYESGERLPPPREAAILALTLRVPVYELFREYAPLFTATVGLRASQEADPGER; via the coding sequence GTGCGGAAGGCCATGCGCGATGCCCGGCTACGTCTGGGTCTGAGCCAGGAGGACCTCGCCCAGATGGTGGGCACCACCCCCGAGGCCATCGGCCTGTACGAATCCGGGGAGCGGCTCCCGCCACCCCGGGAGGCGGCCATCCTGGCCCTGACCCTACGGGTGCCGGTGTACGAACTGTTCCGAGAGTACGCCCCGCTGTTCACGGCGACGGTCGGCCTGCGCGCAAGCCAGGAGGCAGATCCAGGTGAGCGGTGA
- a CDS encoding PD-(D/E)XK nuclease family protein produces the protein MPPSTSELVLSRIRARHEDSGFDPSEIRLSEAGGCPRKQTLRILGYPAEEVTDRQLGIFEAGDYWEDYLFHTWSELYPRRVRRQVPVRTPYGVGHIDLWVAPERHIVECKTTQAKSRDYLPMDQHLAQVQMYLHFWGRHRSATAEVAYVIKETAEVVSFPVQYNRYWAEELEEGLRRIAQHVTEGRPAPVPEGYSPDSFPCGWGDGRCPYWSHCWGDDDIRVAPPTPEELAPVLEPLFAQYAAAKARLKAAEDQAEAIKSEVKSLEARMDELFQRAGVNVLRAGAWEVQRTPVAGRPKLDLDAAIKAGVIDPQAVAPYMGTTASYTRWTIRQPKEKAKEAKR, from the coding sequence GTGCCACCGAGTACCAGCGAGCTGGTTCTGAGCCGCATTCGGGCGAGGCATGAGGACTCCGGGTTCGACCCTTCGGAGATTCGGCTGTCGGAGGCCGGGGGCTGCCCGAGAAAGCAGACCCTACGCATCCTGGGGTACCCCGCAGAGGAGGTAACGGACAGGCAGCTCGGGATCTTTGAAGCCGGGGACTACTGGGAGGACTACCTGTTCCACACGTGGTCGGAACTGTACCCCCGGCGGGTCCGCCGGCAGGTACCTGTGCGGACTCCGTACGGAGTGGGCCACATCGACCTGTGGGTGGCGCCGGAACGGCACATCGTGGAGTGCAAGACCACCCAGGCGAAAAGCCGGGACTACCTGCCCATGGACCAGCACCTGGCCCAGGTGCAGATGTACCTGCACTTCTGGGGCCGCCATCGCTCGGCGACCGCCGAGGTGGCCTACGTGATCAAGGAGACCGCCGAGGTCGTGAGCTTCCCGGTCCAGTACAACCGCTACTGGGCTGAGGAACTGGAGGAGGGCCTGCGCCGGATCGCTCAGCACGTCACGGAGGGCAGGCCGGCGCCGGTGCCGGAGGGATACAGCCCGGACAGCTTCCCCTGCGGCTGGGGTGACGGCCGCTGCCCGTACTGGTCCCACTGCTGGGGCGACGACGACATCCGGGTGGCGCCGCCGACGCCGGAGGAGCTGGCCCCCGTCCTGGAGCCCCTGTTCGCGCAGTACGCGGCGGCCAAGGCCCGGCTGAAGGCTGCCGAAGACCAGGCGGAGGCGATCAAGTCCGAGGTGAAGAGCCTCGAGGCACGCATGGATGAACTGTTCCAGCGGGCCGGGGTGAACGTCCTGCGGGCCGGAGCCTGGGAGGTTCAGCGCACGCCGGTGGCCGGCCGGCCGAAGCTGGACCTCGACGCGGCGATCAAGGCCGGCGTGATTGACCCGCAGGCGGTGGCCCCCTACATGGGTACCACCGCCAGCTACACCCGCTGGACGATTCGGCAGCCGAAGGAGAAGGCGAAGGAGGCGAAGCGGTGA